The Dioscorea cayenensis subsp. rotundata cultivar TDr96_F1 chromosome 18, TDr96_F1_v2_PseudoChromosome.rev07_lg8_w22 25.fasta, whole genome shotgun sequence genome includes the window TTCAGCATTCACCTGGCCATTTGAGGAGCCGTAAGGCTTCTGGTTCTAACAGCGCCAAAGCATCTGAACATGCTGATGTAGTCACTTTTGCTGATGTGGCTGGTGTTGATGAGGCTAAAGAAGAATTGGAAGAGATTGTGGTATTAAAGAATCGACCCTTGTGACTTCTAATTAGAAAGTCTATATTGCAACATATGGGGTGGTCTTTCTTGTAAGATGTACCTACCTTtacctttattttcttgtaattaATATGCAGGAATTTCTTAGGAATCCAGATAGATATATTAGACTTGGTGCTCGTCCTCCTCGAGGTGTCCTGCTGGTGAGATTAGCAATTGGAAAGAAACTATTGAGTTATCGTCGTCAAGTATTTATATGGTTTCTTCATGGTTTTGTAGGTGGGTCTTCCTGGGACAGGCAAGACCCTTCTTGCTAAAGCTGTAGCAGGGGAAGCTGAAGTACCTTTCATAAGTTGCTCTGCAAGTGAATTTGTAGAGCTCTATGTGGGTATGGGAGCCTCTAGAGTGAGAGATCTCTTTGCTCGAGCAAAGAAAGAAGCACCATCaatcattttcattgatgagGTGCATGACAATAGTCTTCTATCTGGTTTCTGTTAGTGTTTTTTACAACGAGATGATGACATTGGGTTACTTCTTCTTGTACTTTGGACAGATTGATGCTGTAGCTAAAAGTCGTGATGGACGGTTTCGTATTGTCAGCAATGATGAGCGAGAGCAGACACTCAACCAGTTGCTCACTGTAAGATGGCTCAGAAAGCTCTTTGTCAGTTGACAAATTGTTGACATAGTAATTCATTTGTAATGACCAATACTCTAAAAATGGGTCATCAGGAAATGGATGGATTTGATAGCAATTCTGCTGTTATTGTCCTTGGAGCAACAAACCGCTCAGATGTCCTGGATCCTGCCCTTCGCCGTCCAGGGAGATTTGACCGTGTGGTTATGGTTGGCTTTCCTGTGAACTTTTTGAAGTTGACATCAGCGAAAATACAGTAtgattgtttcaaaaataggtgTTCATGTCAATCTGTTTGCTGTCTCAGGTGGAAACCCCTGACAGACTTGGAAGGGAATCTATTTTAAAGGTTCACGTTAATAAGAAGGAACTTCCTTTAGGAGAGGATGTGGAGCTCAGTGAAATTGCATCAATGACCACTGGTTTCACTGGGTAAgatctatctttttctttgcccTTCTTGAGAAAcctgttcttcttgtttttaacTGGTAGTTTTGTTTTAATGTTATGCAGCGCAGACCTAGCAAATTTGGTTAATGAAGCCGCTCTGTTAGCTGGAAGAGCAAGTAAAATTGTTGTGGAGAAGATTGATTTTATCCGAGCAGTGGAACGTTCAATAGCTGTATGTCTGCCTTAATTTATATTGCACACCTAGTCTTCTATGCACTTTTCATCTGTTTCTATCTTTCTGGGACTTATGCCTTCTTTGCCAGAAATAGACCTTTTTGATTATGTCTTCCTCCTTTTATCtttgtatatttaataaattgtttattCAGTATGATAGGGAAATTTGATGCAGAGAACTGCTAAAGATCTTTAGTTTGATAACCATcatcatgattaaaaaaatcttaccCTGCCCTGTGTGTTATAAATTCATTTATGTGAAGTTAATACACCTTATGATCAACAAGTGCTTTCTAATTCACAAGACTGGCACAACTTACCCTGCAATATAAGGCCCCTTAGATAACTAGTGTTTTCTGTCTTACTTTTGGTCTGGCAActtttatgttatctttttggatGCACTAACTTCAAGTTCAACACCATGGCACTCCTTTTTTCAAAAGACAAGCAGAATGGTTCTTTGTTAGAAAGAACTTGTGACTTCTCTAAGGCTGAGAGCCCTCTGTCATGATGGTTCACTTTCTCAATGCCTTTTATCaggaaaatattatattttattccgTTTATCTGTTCAGGAGAAAGAAAAAGTTACTAATATGATAACAACGTATTGTTTAAGCCATCCAGAAATGATGCTATAGATTGAGTAACTCCTAGGTCAGTTTTTAATAATGGTTTTTGAGAATCACTTAGGTCATCCTAATTTACCATGAACATTAAACGGTGCATCCAAgtaaaactttattttcttagacTTTTAAGATCTGGTGAAGGTCTCATGCTGAAAGACTGAGTATTTTAAGTGATTGTAAGTGTTAATTTGGTTGTCTGATTGTGAGCTAAGATAAGTGCATCCATATAGGGCATAGAGAAGAAGCATGCAAAGTTGCAAGGAGGTGAGAAGGCTGTCGTTGCACGCCATGAAGCTGGTCACGCTGTTGTGGGGACTGCTGTTGCAAATCTACTTAATGGGCAACCTCGTGTGGAGGTAGATGCTTAAGCTATTCTAGCTGTACAAATGTAGATGATgcttagctttattataatcaaaattttttttttcttaattcaaCTTCTTACTATTCTGTTTATTATCAGAAATTGAGCATACTACCCAGGTCAGGTGGTGCTCTGGGTTTCACATACACACCTCCTGCAACCGAGGACAGATATTTACTTTTCATTGATGAACTACGAGGTCGTTTGGTAACTCTGCTGGGAGGACGTGCTGCAGAAGAAGTTGTTTTCTCAGGCCGTGTCTCAACTGGGGCACTTGATGATATAAGGCGAGCAACAGACATGGCTTACAAGGCTATAGCTGAATATGGTCTTAATCAGACTGTTGGTCCCATATCACTAGCGACATTGTCTAATGGTGGGCTTGATGACTCTGGAGGTGCAGGTCCATGGACAAGGGATCAGGTTTAGattattatcatttcattttatattatctCTGAACTACTTGAAAACAAATCTATAAGACTAAATTTACAGGGACATCTAGTTGATCTCGTGCAAAGAGAGGTAAAAGCACTACTGCAATCCGCTCTTGAAGTAGCTCTGTCCGTGGTGCGTGCCAATCCCAATGTGTTGGAGGAGCTTGGGGCTTATCTGGAAGGTTGCTCTATGCACAGTTTTATGCTTCTTCTTGCCTGCAAGATTATTAGATTTTTGTCTGTTTGTCCGGTCATACAAGTTTAGTACTTATCTTGAGTGTTAAGATGCgaaccaaatatattatttgtgtttGATGCAACCCAAAACCTTAAGCGTATAGGATGAGAAACCCagacttatatattcaaatctatattttctaaattaaccAATATAGGATTGTTAGCTACTCTAACACTGAGTGTGTAATTTTCCTCTGGCCACCAGCCGCCTTTATCAGCATAGTGAGATTTGGAACCTTGATTTATCTGGAACCAATCAGACATATTCTTGTATTCAAGCTCTGGTTCTGGTAAGCTGATAAACTATAGGAAAGAGAAATGGCTTTTAACCAGATGAGCATTCTCCATAGTGGATTTAGTTTGTTCAATCACTGTTATAGACTGTATGTAGATGTGATCTTATATCATCTATATGGAGCATTTCTGCATGGTTACTTATTTGTGCCACTTGTGTGCAGAGAAAGAGAAAGTAGAAGGGGAAGAGCTGCAAAAATGGTTGAAGTTAGTTGTGGCCCCTACAGAACTAGCAATTTTTATTGAAGGCAAACATGAGAATTTTCTACCACAGAAGGCTCTCTCCTGACAAGTTCGTCTATTATAGTTTAGTTGACTCACGGAGCTAATTGTTTCATTGTGTGACATATCTCTCTTACAACATATGG containing:
- the LOC120282953 gene encoding ATP-dependent zinc metalloprotease FTSH 7, chloroplastic-like translates to MSPITFVHFADILSTILYYMADMAHAKPLPSPSPSPSPPLLLIISEISALVLMQQQQQQQQQQERYGHHCHRIPSSLFPSLESRRRILQLPSQGLLHISASPTPPSSHHHHHHHHLLLLFPSHLASVDKSFRVSIKEGSDIWGRFLKNQRCPATHRIRANSSCERDSSESKASSTGENQGDGPPATDNNSVQEHSTPSPPPSTTTTTNTTTSTTSNSRSSSQRQNKWKAGGWWKGGKWQWQPIIQAQEIGVLLLQLGIVMFAMRLLRPGIPLPGSEPRPPTTYVSVPFSDFLSKINNDQVQKVEVDGTHIRFRLKQDTSGVESKTDAVVRSEEAQVLIKGATPTKRIVYTTTRPGDIKTPYEKMVENNVEFGSPDKRSGGFLNSALVAVFYLALLAGLLQRFPVSFSQHSPGHLRSRKASGSNSAKASEHADVVTFADVAGVDEAKEELEEIVEFLRNPDRYIRLGARPPRGVLLVGLPGTGKTLLAKAVAGEAEVPFISCSASEFVELYVGMGASRVRDLFARAKKEAPSIIFIDEIDAVAKSRDGRFRIVSNDEREQTLNQLLTEMDGFDSNSAVIVLGATNRSDVLDPALRRPGRFDRVVMVETPDRLGRESILKVHVNKKELPLGEDVELSEIASMTTGFTGADLANLVNEAALLAGRASKIVVEKIDFIRAVERSIAGIEKKHAKLQGGEKAVVARHEAGHAVVGTAVANLLNGQPRVEKLSILPRSGGALGFTYTPPATEDRYLLFIDELRGRLVTLLGGRAAEEVVFSGRVSTGALDDIRRATDMAYKAIAEYGLNQTVGPISLATLSNGGLDDSGGAGPWTRDQGHLVDLVQREVKALLQSALEVALSVVRANPNVLEELGAYLEEKEKVEGEELQKWLKLVVAPTELAIFIEGKHENFLPQKALS